The following coding sequences lie in one Allorhizobium pseudoryzae genomic window:
- a CDS encoding FAD-dependent oxidoreductase — MEPIVSQCVRVAEQAFDYRVPLVVIGAGAAGLVAALSAHEAGEEVLVLERDPLPRGSTALSAGLVPAAATRWQRAASIVDTPELFASDILRKAHGEPDAQIVDHVTRLAGPVLEWLADRHDLKFSVIEDFSYPGHSARRMHGLVSRSGEELIDALRAAAEACEIPVICDAHVTTLFADETDRVLGLAFARPDGSVEEIGCDRLILACNGYGGNRALVAEHIPSLADATYFGHAGNQGDALSWGQALGAATRHLNGHQGHGSVAHPAGILISWATITEGGFQVNSQGERFSNEAKGYSEQAAEVLKQPDGVAWTVFDARIAAITRQFEDFRRAEAMGAVLSADSLPQLAVRMGLPEEALRRTAEAVDACKQAGAEDGFGRDFAGSQPLSAPYCAVRVTGALFHTQGGLVIDTQARVLRPDGTPLPNLYAAGGAACGVSGNDASGYLSGNGLLTAVTLGRTAGATVAAGRG; from the coding sequence ATGGAGCCGATCGTGTCCCAATGTGTTCGTGTTGCAGAACAAGCCTTCGATTACCGGGTGCCGCTCGTTGTCATCGGGGCGGGGGCAGCGGGCCTTGTGGCAGCCCTGTCTGCCCATGAGGCGGGCGAGGAGGTGCTCGTTCTGGAGCGCGATCCCCTGCCGCGTGGCTCGACCGCCCTGTCGGCAGGTCTTGTTCCAGCCGCCGCCACACGCTGGCAAAGGGCCGCCAGCATCGTCGATACACCGGAACTCTTTGCGAGCGATATTCTCCGGAAGGCGCATGGGGAACCCGACGCGCAGATCGTCGATCACGTCACCCGCCTTGCCGGACCGGTGCTCGAATGGCTGGCAGACCGCCACGATCTCAAATTTTCGGTTATCGAGGATTTCAGCTATCCAGGCCATTCGGCACGCCGCATGCACGGACTTGTCTCGCGCTCCGGTGAAGAACTGATCGATGCCCTGCGGGCGGCTGCCGAAGCCTGCGAGATTCCGGTGATTTGCGATGCGCATGTGACGACGCTCTTCGCCGATGAAACCGATCGTGTTCTCGGGCTGGCCTTTGCGCGGCCCGACGGAAGCGTGGAGGAGATCGGCTGCGATCGGCTGATTCTTGCCTGCAACGGCTATGGTGGCAATCGGGCGCTGGTAGCCGAGCACATTCCGTCGCTCGCGGATGCCACCTATTTCGGCCATGCCGGCAATCAGGGGGACGCGTTGTCGTGGGGGCAGGCGCTCGGTGCCGCCACCCGTCATCTGAATGGCCACCAGGGGCATGGTTCGGTTGCCCATCCCGCCGGCATCCTGATTTCCTGGGCGACGATCACCGAAGGCGGCTTCCAGGTCAACAGTCAGGGCGAACGCTTTTCCAACGAGGCAAAGGGCTATTCCGAACAGGCTGCAGAAGTGCTCAAGCAGCCGGATGGCGTGGCCTGGACCGTCTTCGATGCGCGTATCGCGGCGATCACCCGGCAGTTCGAGGATTTCCGTCGTGCCGAAGCGATGGGGGCGGTGCTTTCTGCCGACAGCCTGCCGCAACTGGCCGTGCGCATGGGCCTGCCCGAAGAGGCGCTGCGGCGCACTGCCGAAGCGGTCGATGCCTGCAAACAGGCGGGTGCGGAGGATGGCTTCGGCCGCGATTTCGCCGGATCACAACCCTTGTCCGCGCCCTATTGCGCCGTCCGCGTCACCGGTGCTCTTTTCCACACCCAGGGTGGGCTGGTCATCGATACGCAGGCCCGTGTTCTGCGTCCCGATGGTACGCCCCTTCCCAATCTTTATGCGGCCGGCGGCGCGGCATGCGGTGTCTCCGGCAACGACGCCTCCGGCTACCTCTCCGGCAATGGTCTGCTGACGGCCGTGACCCTGGGACGGACGGCTGGGGCGACCGTTGCGGCAGGACGCGGTTAG
- a CDS encoding ABC transporter substrate-binding protein produces MTFMKRRYVSAALAATVLAGVSLSAGLASAAEKTIALVQINQQALFFNQMNEGAEKAAKDAGVKLVIFNANNDPAAQNSAIETYIQQKVDGIAVVAIDVNGIMPAVKQAAAANIPVVAIDAILPDGPQKAQIGVDNAKAGADMGKFFLDYVKSDMGGKAKIGVVGALNSFIQNVRQKGFEDTLKDQAGITKAGVVDGQNVQDTALSAAENLITGNPDMTAIYATGEPALLGAVAAVESQGKQKAIKVFGWDLTKQAIAGIDAGYVAGVIQQDPAAMGAAAVKALKTVSDGGTVEKTIAVPVTIVTKANVEPYRAVFK; encoded by the coding sequence ATGACATTCATGAAACGCAGATATGTTTCCGCAGCACTCGCGGCCACGGTGCTGGCGGGCGTGAGCCTCTCGGCAGGCCTGGCCTCGGCCGCGGAAAAGACGATTGCCCTGGTTCAGATCAACCAGCAGGCGCTCTTCTTCAACCAGATGAACGAAGGTGCTGAGAAGGCCGCCAAGGACGCCGGCGTCAAGCTGGTGATCTTCAACGCCAACAACGATCCGGCCGCACAGAACAGCGCCATCGAGACCTACATCCAGCAGAAGGTGGATGGAATTGCCGTGGTTGCCATCGACGTGAACGGCATCATGCCGGCCGTCAAGCAGGCGGCGGCTGCCAACATTCCGGTCGTCGCCATCGACGCCATCCTGCCGGATGGCCCGCAGAAGGCGCAGATCGGCGTGGACAACGCCAAGGCCGGCGCCGACATGGGCAAGTTCTTCCTCGATTACGTCAAGTCCGACATGGGCGGCAAGGCGAAGATCGGCGTCGTCGGTGCGCTGAACTCCTTCATCCAGAACGTTCGCCAGAAGGGCTTTGAGGATACGCTGAAGGATCAGGCGGGCATTACCAAGGCCGGCGTCGTTGATGGCCAGAACGTGCAGGATACGGCGCTTTCGGCGGCCGAAAACCTCATCACCGGCAACCCGGATATGACCGCGATCTACGCCACTGGCGAGCCGGCTCTGCTCGGCGCCGTCGCCGCTGTCGAAAGCCAGGGCAAGCAGAAGGCCATCAAGGTTTTCGGCTGGGATCTGACCAAGCAGGCGATCGCCGGTATCGATGCAGGCTATGTCGCCGGCGTCATCCAGCAGGATCCGGCCGCCATGGGGGCCGCCGCCGTGAAGGCCCTGAAGACGGTGTCCGACGGAGGCACCGTCGAGAAGACCATCGCCGTGCCGGTCACCATCGTGACCAAGGCCAATGTCGAGCCCTACCGCGCGGTCTTCAAATGA
- a CDS encoding LacI family DNA-binding transcriptional regulator — translation MAPMRATSLKDVAQAAGVSVATVSRLLNGSLELPAETKARIDTAIRELNYVPNPHARRLSRGRSDTIGLVVPDIANPFFGVLVAAVEEAADQQGLAVSLFATLNRTGRELSYLRLLARNHVDGLVFITNHPETDELAELINATGKVVVVDEDVQGALVPKLFCDNEQGGRLAGAHLADHGHRRVLYVGGADDMLSAQRRYQGCLAALSARFGSDAALHRYCGDYTVEFGRHAARQFLAEGRPASAIFASSDEIAIGMMEVLRAEGIRIPDDVSMIGFDDVAPLHLFAPALTAIRQPVRAIGQRALSLLLETNWDKRSASATEELLPVEIVVRNSVAPPSTT, via the coding sequence ATGGCGCCCATGCGCGCAACCAGCCTAAAGGACGTGGCCCAGGCGGCCGGCGTATCGGTTGCCACCGTGTCGCGCCTGTTGAACGGCTCGCTGGAATTGCCTGCCGAAACCAAGGCACGCATCGATACGGCGATCCGCGAGCTCAACTACGTCCCCAATCCGCATGCGAGGCGCCTCAGCCGCGGTCGGTCCGACACGATCGGACTGGTGGTCCCGGATATCGCCAACCCGTTTTTCGGCGTGCTTGTGGCTGCGGTTGAAGAGGCGGCAGACCAGCAGGGTCTCGCGGTATCGCTGTTTGCGACGTTGAACCGTACCGGCCGCGAGCTGTCCTATCTGCGGCTGCTGGCCCGCAATCACGTCGATGGCCTCGTCTTCATCACCAACCATCCTGAAACCGACGAACTGGCCGAGCTGATCAATGCGACCGGCAAGGTGGTTGTCGTGGACGAAGACGTGCAGGGCGCGCTCGTTCCGAAACTGTTCTGCGATAATGAGCAGGGAGGGCGCCTGGCCGGCGCGCATCTGGCCGACCATGGCCATCGGCGGGTTCTCTATGTCGGAGGCGCCGACGACATGCTGAGCGCACAGCGCCGCTATCAGGGCTGTCTGGCCGCCCTCTCCGCGCGCTTCGGCAGCGATGCCGCGCTTCACCGGTATTGCGGCGACTATACCGTTGAATTCGGTCGTCACGCCGCTCGGCAGTTCCTGGCGGAAGGCCGCCCCGCCAGCGCGATTTTCGCGAGTTCCGACGAAATCGCTATCGGCATGATGGAGGTTCTGCGGGCCGAGGGAATTCGCATTCCGGACGACGTGTCGATGATCGGCTTCGACGATGTCGCGCCGCTGCATCTCTTCGCGCCGGCTCTGACAGCGATCCGCCAGCCGGTCCGGGCCATCGGTCAGCGCGCGCTGTCGCTGCTTCTGGAAACCAATTGGGACAAGCGATCTGCCTCCGCCACGGAGGAATTGCTGCCCGTCGAAATCGTCGTGCGGAACTCCGTTGCGCCGCCGTCGACCACATAA
- the leuC gene encoding 3-isopropylmalate dehydratase large subunit, which produces MGIRAEAGPRTLFDKVFDQHVVTAREDGQCLLFIDRHLLHEGSFHAFDKLRSRDAKVARPDLTFGIEDHYVPTRTRDLTAIDPAIANMIRQLRDNSARHGLRLFGLSDPAQGIVHVLGPEQGLTLPGLTMVCGDSHTATHGAFGAIAFGIGASEVAHVLMTQTLWQKKPKRMRIRVEGKLPPGVFAKDMALSMIATIGADGAAGHAIEYAGSAVRALTMEGRLTLCNLSIEAGGRCGMIAPDETTFAYLKDRPYAPAGQMFDRAVESWTALLGDEDAPFDREIVLDAGEIAPIVTWGISPEDAAPITASAPDPDRMNDPARAAHVREALDYMGIQPGQPLTEIAVDRVFIGSCTNSRIEDLRAAAAVLAGRRARIPGLVSPGSAVVKRQAEEEGLDRIFTEAGLEWVDAGCSMCVGMNGDLVPPGERCASTTNRNFRGRQGPGSRTHLMSPAMAAAAAVTGHLTDMRPLLAGRETGLTGEH; this is translated from the coding sequence ATGGGTATCAGAGCCGAAGCGGGTCCGAGGACCCTGTTCGACAAGGTGTTCGATCAGCATGTCGTGACAGCGCGGGAAGACGGGCAATGTCTTCTTTTCATCGATCGGCATCTCTTGCACGAAGGCTCGTTTCACGCCTTCGACAAGCTCCGGTCACGCGACGCCAAGGTCGCCCGACCGGATCTCACCTTCGGCATCGAAGATCATTACGTTCCCACCCGGACACGGGACCTGACGGCCATTGATCCGGCGATCGCGAACATGATCCGCCAGTTGCGCGACAATAGCGCTCGGCATGGTCTTCGGCTGTTCGGCCTTTCCGATCCGGCCCAGGGGATCGTCCATGTGCTCGGCCCCGAACAGGGCCTGACGCTGCCGGGACTGACGATGGTTTGTGGCGACAGCCACACCGCAACGCACGGCGCCTTTGGGGCCATCGCCTTCGGTATCGGCGCCTCCGAAGTGGCGCATGTGCTGATGACCCAGACGCTCTGGCAGAAGAAGCCGAAACGCATGCGCATTCGTGTGGAGGGCAAGCTTCCTCCAGGCGTATTCGCCAAGGACATGGCGCTATCGATGATCGCTACCATCGGCGCCGATGGGGCCGCCGGCCACGCAATCGAATATGCCGGCAGCGCCGTTCGTGCGCTCACCATGGAAGGCCGGCTGACGCTCTGCAACCTCTCCATCGAAGCCGGCGGACGCTGCGGCATGATTGCGCCGGACGAGACCACCTTCGCCTATCTGAAGGACCGGCCCTACGCCCCGGCGGGCCAGATGTTCGATCGAGCCGTCGAAAGCTGGACAGCGCTCTTGGGCGATGAAGACGCCCCGTTCGATCGGGAGATCGTGCTTGATGCGGGCGAGATCGCACCCATCGTGACCTGGGGCATCAGCCCCGAGGATGCTGCCCCGATCACCGCCAGCGCACCGGACCCCGACCGGATGAACGATCCGGCCCGCGCCGCCCATGTGCGCGAAGCCCTAGATTATATGGGCATCCAACCGGGCCAGCCGCTGACGGAGATCGCCGTGGATCGCGTCTTCATCGGCTCCTGCACCAACAGCCGCATCGAGGACCTGCGCGCCGCCGCCGCCGTTCTTGCCGGGCGGCGCGCCCGCATACCGGGACTGGTGTCGCCGGGCTCGGCGGTCGTCAAGCGGCAGGCGGAAGAGGAAGGTCTCGACCGGATTTTCACGGAGGCCGGGCTCGAATGGGTCGATGCGGGCTGTTCGATGTGCGTCGGCATGAACGGCGATCTCGTGCCGCCCGGCGAACGCTGCGCCTCCACCACCAATCGGAACTTCCGGGGGCGCCAGG